The segment ggtagataatatattcattttataagCAATTGAGTGTATATAAAACTGTACACATGTAGAAGgctatatatttatatatgtttgtaaaaaaaaaaaaaaattattatggtggaatgtataatatattcttcatatatataactatGAACATGTTctgtatacatatatataaatatatatatatatatttaattcttttatatatatttttttcttactGATTTAAGAAAACGTTAGTATAAAAATAGCTATTCGCACAATCCcatatacatttttgtTCACTTGAACTTAATTTTGGTCCAATTTTTGAAACACACttattaaaacaaatatcCATAACCTttacattttctttttgtttctGTACAATTTCTTGCAGACTTAATAAAACCTACTCAtcaaaaatttaaatacGAAAGTAATATCAAACAacatatttgttatattattcatacatacatacatacatatatatatatatatatacatatacgattttttaaacataCTGCTGCTCTCTTTTTGTCGTCAAGATTATCATCTGTAGGTAAAGAGGAAAGgtccatttttatttatataaattttcaaaaatataaatatatgaaaatgttctttttaaaatgaaCTTGTTCCTTCTTAATACgttataaatttatttacaacaaaaataaaaaaataattaaaatacatatatatagatattttaaattatattatttaatttttaaacaAAATTTTTCCAAAATGGAAAAGATGGGAAAAAACctccaaaaaaaaaaaaaaattcaaaaaaaaacaactaaaatttttatcattttatttatcatcaaaatataacatatatatatatatatatatataatattttttttttcaatcttacaatgtatattatgtaaatgatgaaataatatattttatatgtatNNNNNNNNNNNNNNNNNNNNNNNNNNNNNNNNNNNNNNNNNNNNNNNNNNNNNNNNNNNNNNNNNNNNNNNNNNNNNNNNNNNNNNNNNNNNNNNNNNNNTTTACctattaatacatatttatattttatataaaaatttatatataaaattatatattttacttttccatttttttttttctttttttttttttttttttatttactaTTCTTTAGATTATTAGCAttctaaattttttaatatttaaatattataatattttaaaatttctttatacattcaaaatatttcatatatatgtgttataagaataagtatacttatacatatatatttggattgaaaaattaatacatataacaCATTACATGTATTTAATTGTAAAAAATGTTGTCGTATggttaaataaaaaaatataataataacaaagTGCTATCccttatttatttatttatttatttatttttattatttttttttatttactttttttcttttcatcCTTTTGGAAATAAATTGCATCCTTTACGAAAACAAaacaatatgaataataaattaaaaaaatttccttcgtttttttaaataaaaaaataaatatatatatattgaaaattaaaaattaaaaagaaaaaaaacat is part of the Plasmodium reichenowi strain SY57 chromosome 12, whole genome shotgun sequence genome and harbors:
- a CDS encoding mitochondrial import inner membrane translocase subunit TIM13, putative codes for the protein MDLSSLPTDDNLDDKKRAAVLLSLQEIVQKQKENVKVMDICFNKCVSKIGPKLSSSEQKCIWDCANSYFYTNVFLN